One part of the Algibacter sp. L1A34 genome encodes these proteins:
- the hisD gene encoding histidinol dehydrogenase — translation MQIINNPNKADWKDLLKRPTQTVNDIEGTVTNVFQDVINRGDAAIKEYTIRFDGIDLESNIISTKEIEDAIKVVSENLKNAIKSAKHNIEVFHKAQQTSKIEVETTNGVSCWQEKRPIEKVGLYIPGGTAPLFSTVLMLAVPAQIAGCKEIVLCSPPNKKGALAPEILFAANLCGVTKIIKVGGIQAVAGLTFGTETIPQVYKIFGPGNQFVTVAKQLATKHGVAIDMPAGPSELLVVADKSANASYIASDLLSQAEHGTDSQVILVSTSQDIIEGVSTEIEKQLEVLPRKAIAEKAIANSKLIYVENDELALEMINEYGPEHFIICTENNDFYVDGIRNAGSVFIGDYTPESAGDYASGTNHTLPTNGFSKAYSGVNLDSFLKQMTFQKITKAGLLNIGETIELMAEAEGLQAHKNAVSIRLKDLRND, via the coding sequence ATGCAAATAATAAATAACCCAAATAAAGCGGATTGGAAGGACCTTTTAAAACGTCCAACTCAAACTGTAAACGATATTGAAGGCACTGTAACTAATGTGTTTCAAGATGTTATTAATCGAGGTGATGCGGCTATTAAAGAATACACCATTCGTTTTGATGGTATAGATTTAGAGTCGAATATTATTTCAACAAAAGAGATTGAAGATGCTATAAAAGTGGTTTCTGAAAATCTTAAAAATGCTATAAAAAGCGCTAAACATAATATTGAAGTTTTTCATAAGGCACAACAAACATCAAAAATTGAAGTAGAAACAACCAATGGTGTATCATGCTGGCAAGAAAAACGTCCAATAGAAAAGGTTGGTTTATATATTCCAGGTGGAACTGCACCATTATTTTCAACGGTTTTAATGTTAGCTGTTCCTGCACAAATTGCAGGTTGTAAGGAGATTGTGTTATGTTCACCACCTAATAAAAAAGGAGCGTTAGCTCCAGAAATTCTGTTTGCTGCAAATTTATGCGGTGTCACTAAAATTATTAAAGTTGGCGGAATTCAAGCGGTTGCAGGTTTAACTTTTGGAACAGAAACAATACCACAAGTATATAAAATTTTTGGACCAGGAAATCAGTTTGTTACGGTTGCTAAGCAATTAGCCACAAAACACGGTGTTGCTATAGATATGCCTGCTGGACCAAGTGAATTATTGGTTGTTGCAGATAAAAGTGCCAATGCATCTTATATCGCTTCAGATTTATTGAGTCAAGCAGAACATGGTACAGATAGTCAAGTTATTTTGGTGTCAACGTCTCAAGATATTATCGAAGGTGTTTCAACTGAAATAGAAAAACAATTAGAGGTACTTCCGCGTAAAGCCATTGCAGAAAAAGCGATTGCAAATTCGAAGTTAATTTATGTTGAAAACGATGAATTAGCCTTAGAAATGATTAATGAATATGGTCCGGAACACTTTATTATTTGCACAGAAAATAATGATTTTTATGTCGATGGTATTCGTAATGCTGGCTCTGTTTTTATAGGTGATTATACGCCGGAAAGTGCAGGAGATTATGCTTCGGGAACCAACCACACATTGCCAACTAACGGATTTAGTAAAGCCTATTCGGGCGTGAATTTAGATAGTTTCTTAAAGCAAATGACGTTTCAAAAAATAACAAAAGCAGGTTTACTAAATATTGGTGAAACAATTGAGTTAATGGCTGAAGCCGAAGGATTACAAGCACACAAGAATGCAGTTTCTATCCGATTAAAAGACTTGAGAAATGATTAG
- the hisC gene encoding histidinol-phosphate transaminase: MISLKDIVRDNIWNLKAYSSARDEFKGTADVFLDANENPFGTLNRYPDPHQKAIKEKLSVLKGVETNQIFIGNGSDEVIELAFRIFCEPGKDKVLTFSPTYGMYDVSANINDVEIIKQPLINDFQISLNQLQPYLDVEELKIIFICSPNNPTGNILNTEDLEYILENFNGIVIVDEAYIDFSSQDSFIKNINKYNNLIVSQTFSKAWGLAGVRVGVAYASEAIINLYNRVKPPYNVSTLNQDAVLNRLNNLDEVKHNIDAILSERTKLKEALIKLPLVKKIYPTDANFLLIEVDNADKVYQYLIDEKVIVRNRHTQVDNCIRITVGTPAENKILIETLNSL; the protein is encoded by the coding sequence ATGATTAGTTTAAAAGATATAGTTAGAGATAATATCTGGAATTTAAAAGCATATTCGTCTGCAAGGGATGAATTTAAAGGCACTGCTGATGTTTTTTTAGATGCTAATGAAAATCCGTTTGGAACGTTAAATCGTTACCCAGATCCACACCAAAAAGCTATTAAGGAAAAGTTATCTGTTCTTAAAGGCGTAGAAACAAATCAAATTTTTATTGGTAACGGAAGTGATGAAGTTATCGAATTAGCATTTCGTATTTTCTGTGAACCAGGAAAAGATAAGGTTTTAACCTTTTCTCCAACTTATGGTATGTACGATGTTTCTGCGAATATCAATGATGTCGAAATTATAAAACAACCGTTAATTAATGATTTTCAGATCAGCCTTAATCAATTACAACCGTATTTAGATGTTGAAGAACTAAAAATTATTTTTATCTGTTCGCCAAACAACCCAACAGGAAACATATTAAATACTGAAGACCTTGAGTATATTTTAGAAAATTTCAATGGTATTGTAATTGTCGATGAGGCGTATATTGATTTTAGTTCGCAAGATTCCTTCATTAAAAATATCAATAAATATAATAACTTAATTGTTAGTCAAACCTTCAGTAAAGCTTGGGGATTAGCAGGTGTTAGAGTTGGTGTTGCTTATGCAAGTGAAGCTATTATAAATTTATACAACCGTGTAAAACCTCCTTATAATGTAAGTACATTAAATCAGGATGCGGTTTTAAATAGATTGAATAATTTAGATGAAGTAAAGCATAATATTGATGCAATTCTTTCAGAACGTACAAAATTGAAAGAGGCGTTAATAAAGCTTCCTTTAGTTAAAAAAATATATCCAACAGATGCTAATTTTTTATTAATTGAAGTCGATAATGCCGATAAAGTTTATCAATATTTAATTGATGAAAAGGTTATTGTTAGAAATAGACATACGCAAGTTGATAACTGTATCCGTATTACGGTTGGTACGCCTGCAGAAAACAAAATATTAATAGAGACTTTAAATTCTTTATAA